The Fusarium poae strain DAOMC 252244 chromosome 2, whole genome shotgun sequence nucleotide sequence CTCTATGGTCTGTAGAAGATTAAAGCTGATTGTGGTGGTCGAGATTGTTGGGTAGACTCGACTTTTGATGTCAATGATGAAAAGTTGTAGGCATAGTCGCAGCCTCGTGGAGTCGCATGTGGGGTACAGATCCTGTACAGCCAGTTAGGAGTCAGTAAATCACGAGGCTGAGGTACCCAATATGGACATAGGGTAAGTAGATTGACACTTGAACCTTGTAGTGAAAATCATTAATTCAGAAACGAATTCTTATTATGTGCGACGGCGGGCTAGCAATTTACAAAAACATTATCTCATCTTCATGGTTGATTCTATGTATTGGGTTTTGTATCTATCTGGTACTGGGTTCCAGAGTTGTGTCTACAAAATCAGCTGCAAATACAAGTATCCATTTCATGAGTTGGGTTGTAATCACCACCACTCGGATAAACATTGAATTACTATGACCACTTCATTCTTTTCTACCAATCTAGTTCACAGAATCAGacagaaagaaagaataCCGACTCCCATCGCTTGCTCATTATGAGCTTCCCTTTCTGTCATCCCGTTACCTACCTGGTAATGAGAGCACGGCCAGTAGTGTTGGTTTAAGGGACAAGATCGACAGCCTCAAGAGCGaactcatcaccaacaagaATTTATTGTCACTTACATTGCTCGGCATGCCAGAGGCGTGGCAAAGAAAGCGACTGACAATCTACAGGGAAGCCTGGATTATCTGTTGGCTCTCTCGCCCCATGGTCTGTTTGTTTAATCCCGCTGGGGTCCGCAGTGACTGTGCATAAGAGCCAATtcatcaccaacaaccaagcCTAATAGCCTTCATGGTGTTCGCCATCGAACGATGAGATGGATGCCATCTTGATATCAAAAAGTTGGCCCTGACCCAATTCATCGCGCTCGGATGATTCTTGACCTTTTTGGGCTTCTAATGCccgagaagagaaaggagatCCTCGAATGAGGTCGAAATCTTACCTAGGTAGCAGACGAGCACGAATCGAAGGACGCATGCGCTTAAAACCCCCAGAAAACCATACAATGTCAACAGCAAATCATATTTGATCTGTTACCGCCCGTCGACAACCCGCCTGAATAGTCACGGCGTCACTAGTCCAATCAGAGCAACCTATCGCaactcatcaccatcacagAAGCAGCGTTACATCTTAAATGCTCCACTATGGCTGCCGCTTCTCTTGCTCTTCCACCATCCGGCCCCCAAGCATTACCTATTACTGTAACCAACAGTCTCTGAGAACGATGAACCGTTGTTTGGAAGGGGAATAGAGCAGTATCTGGATCACGGTCCAAGTGCCAGGAACAGTTTTGCCTAGACCGATCGGGTTTTCAGAGCGCCCAATCCTGAGCCATACTCAGACGCTCATCTTTTCCGTAATTGGGAATGAACCAACGGCCATTGAGAACTTCAACACAGCAGCCTATATCATCAcatttttaattcttatccCGTACAGAAAGCGCTAGCCACGATGAAGATATTTCTCTAGCGTTCTCACGCTGTTATTATTTGATGTAggtagaaagaaaagaaaagacccAAATTTATGTTGACAGCAGATCAGCTATCATGCTGTCTatgcaaaaagaaacaagaaacaaaatcCCCAGCCATCGCTGATGATCCCTGGCCTAAACATTTGGAGCTGCAACATGGTTCCTGATCCTAGAAAACATCAACCTTCCGCGATCCCGCCATCTGAGTCGACCTTTACCTCTGTATGTCACTCACCTGCAGACTGCGTCTGTTTCTCTCGAATATGATACCGGCTCGCGGCTGTGTGACAACCGGATGATCCACCCACCATGGGGAGACGGTATTTCAACAGCCAGCCAATATCAGAGCTCCGTCAGCCGCTGGCCCTTGAAGCTCTTTGGCCACCATTCAGGATCAGATGCTTTTATACTAGCACTAGGCATGTATGTTGCTGCACACTCTTCCAGCACGTCAATCTTGAATCCCAGTTCCAATTTTCTCTACCCCTGCCCAGAGTGACAAGCTTGCCGCCGCCATATCACAAGAGGCACCCACCGTATGCAGTGTTCTGCTGAGCCTTAGCTCTGCAGCTCTGCCGTTCTCCGCTTCACCGCGAGGATCTGATCGTCTGAGGCCATATATTCGGCCGCATGCCCTGGTGAACTCCACTGTAGCTTTCGCCTTAAGACCCTGCTCTTACCCAAGTTCTTTCGTTTATCATTTGGATTGCTTATTGTATTTGCCTTTTCAAATTTTATTCAAGCAAGAGTCTGGCATCTTTCGATGTGTGCCAATTGACCGGCTCACTTGTGCACATCTCACCAGATTGTGATCCTCAAGACTCTCTCATAGGTAGACCAGTCAGCCAAGTCGTCGATTTGCCTTCTTGCTTTCGCCTTACCATAACTCCCACAATACGATATATGAGACTGCCATTAATGTCGAAATAAAAGTGTTTCATCGCGCTCTGTCGCCAATTTATTATCTAACTTGCCGGAGTCTCAACGCTGGTCGCAATGGCTCCCAACTCAAACATCCGCCATACTCTCGAAGAGACCGCCAATAACTTCTCTGGTCTGGTAAAGCGAATTTCCATTCCTCTAACACCAACAAGTCCACCAGGCCTAGTCCAAGCGCATACACTCGACCCATGGGAGAAGTCAGGGAAATATGGTCGAGGATGGTCCTATTTTGCGCTCGCCCTGATGGGCACCATTCTTGTCATGCGTGTTTGGCACTTCTGGCAGGACAAAATTCGACAAGCTATTTACAAGCAGGAGGTAGAGGAACATTACCAAAACCTCTATAATACCGAGGCAGAGGCTATGTCTGGAATGCGGAGTGGTCAGAGCCAGCATTTCTTTCCCGAAGGAAACGAGGTGTTGGGCGAAAAGCACTTCCGACCAAAGGCGCATTTCTCTTCTGTCAATATGATCAACGACACTCTAGCTCTGTTTCGTTGGATATTCTACCGCCCTATCCCTGATTTCGTATGGGGAAGACGCCGAGTCACATTCTCCTCCTTGGCAGTCCTCACCACTGTCTTCATCTCTCTTGTCTTTGTGGTACTTTACTGCTTCCTGCAACAACCACTCTACTGGCAGAGCATCCAATTCGGTTCACCTCCCCTGGCTATCCGAGCAGGCATGATATCTATCGCCTTGACGCCTTGGATTATCGCAACCAGCATGAAAGCGAATATCCTCACCACCATTATTGGTATTGGCCCCGAGCGACTCAATGTCTTCCATCGATGGGCAGGCTatctttgtttgtttttgtcaCTTGTTCACGCCATCCCCTTTTACATCCAGCCTGTTTGGGATGATGGCGGAATGGAAGTATTCCAACGTTTGTTTCCTGGCGGCAGTGGCATTATCTACGGCACAGGCATTGCTTGTCTCGTACCCCTTATCTGGTTGTGTGTCGCCTCACTACCTTTCATTAGGAGGACAGCTTATGAGGTTTTCGTTATCCTTCATATTCCCGTTGGCATGCTTTATGTCGGTCTCTTATTCTGGCACACAAAGAACTTTCTCATGTCCTGGGCATATCTATACACGACGATTGCTATCTGGGCATTTTGCTATTTTTTGAGGCTGTTCAAGTTGAACTGGCTCAAGCCCTGGCGCATGTCTTTCATGGTTGGTGATGAAGCAGCCATTACTCTTATGGCCGAGAACGCGGTCAAAGTCACAATTCCAACACAAATGAAGTGGAAACCTGGCCAATACGTCTATCTACGAATGCCTGGAATTTCCATCTTCGAAAACCACCCTTTCACCATCTCCTCGCTATGCAGCGACGATTTTCCTTCAGAGTACGGTGAGCAATATCGTGATTGCACGTTGGTGTTCCGACCTTATGGCGGATTCACACGCAAGGTGCTAGACACTGCCATTGAGAAGGGACCTTTCCATACTTATCGTGCGTTTTTGGATGGCCCTTATGGTGGCATGCGCCGCGATCTGGCCGCTTTCGATACCTGCATTCTTATCGCAGGCGGAAGTGGTATCACGGCGCTTGTATCACAACTTCTcaaccttattaaaagaatgaGAGACGGCAAGGCCATCACCAAAAAGGTTGTGGTGGTCTGGGCCTTGAAGCGACTCGAAGCCATGGACTGGTTCAGGGAGGAATTGAGAATTTGTCGTGAGGCTGCTCCCCCAGAGAGTG carries:
- a CDS encoding hypothetical protein (TransMembrane:8 (o56-76i170-189o209-235i247-266o286-310i317-335o341-363i485-508o)~BUSCO:6061at5125), whose translation is MAPNSNIRHTLEETANNFSGLVKRISIPLTPTSPPGLVQAHTLDPWEKSGKYGRGWSYFALALMGTILVMRVWHFWQDKIRQAIYKQEVEEHYQNLYNTEAEAMSGMRSGQSQHFFPEGNEVLGEKHFRPKAHFSSVNMINDTLALFRWIFYRPIPDFVWGRRRVTFSSLAVLTTVFISLVFVVLYCFLQQPLYWQSIQFGSPPLAIRAGMISIALTPWIIATSMKANILTTIIGIGPERLNVFHRWAGYLCLFLSLVHAIPFYIQPVWDDGGMEVFQRLFPGGSGIIYGTGIACLVPLIWLCVASLPFIRRTAYEVFVILHIPVGMLYVGLLFWHTKNFLMSWAYLYTTIAIWAFCYFLRLFKLNWLKPWRMSFMVGDEAAITLMAENAVKVTIPTQMKWKPGQYVYLRMPGISIFENHPFTISSLCSDDFPSEYGEQYRDCTLVFRPYGGFTRKVLDTAIEKGPFHTYRAFLDGPYGGMRRDLAAFDTCILIAGGSGITALVSQLLNLIKRMRDGKAITKKVVVVWALKRLEAMDWFREELRICREAAPPESVTCKFFVTSAVRARPGMEGVSPFNQNNGPHGPRALSHMFHDKLDGFVAGIASKRNSALINSEAQGDPERERELRAEDEDRITALPQQKYLQPHSFPPPPPGPPPTNREESLRKLEGHGYPEDKKPPIEDVNEPPANDGEFHFRPMKSDNPPQFNYAPRSPQRLPESFPTEEEAFPVRAPELAHLRTANPEAGRLRPTSTFGPPSGFDFGFPETPTEFQKSLMRFAFPVPHQIDGGWSVEYGRPDLGYMLKEWATGGADGRGILGRRTAVFVCGPPAMRVGVANTVARLQAEIWGDDELEEIFLHTENYAL